From a single Rickettsia endosymbiont of Cantharis rufa genomic region:
- the grpE gene encoding nucleotide exchange factor GrpE, which translates to MTNDNIESRNEEEISPTIEAQVVDNEEIASLKAQIEELKDRLIRTTAEIDNTRKRLEKARDEAKDYAIATFAKELLNVSDNLSRALAHKPANPDIEVTNIIAGVQMTKDELDKIFHKHNIEEIKPEIGSMFDYNLHNAISQIDNTECAPNSIITLMQSGYKIRDRLLRPATVQVVKKP; encoded by the coding sequence ATGACAAATGATAATATAGAGAGCCGTAATGAAGAAGAAATTAGCCCTACTATAGAAGCTCAAGTAGTTGATAATGAAGAAATAGCAAGCTTAAAAGCACAAATTGAAGAGCTAAAAGACAGGCTAATTAGAACTACTGCCGAAATAGATAACACAAGAAAGCGTTTAGAAAAAGCACGTGACGAAGCAAAAGATTATGCGATTGCTACATTTGCTAAAGAGCTACTAAATGTTAGTGATAATCTTTCAAGAGCATTAGCACACAAACCGGCAAATCCTGATATAGAAGTCACAAATATTATAGCCGGTGTTCAGATGACTAAAGATGAGCTAGATAAAATATTTCATAAGCATAATATTGAAGAAATAAAACCGGAAATAGGATCGATGTTTGACTATAATTTACATAATGCAATTTCGCAGATAGATAATACAGAGTGTGCACCGAATAGCATTATTACTTTAATGCAATCAGGATATAAGATTAGGGATAGGCTACTTCGCCCTGCTACCGTACAAGTAGTTAAAAAGCCTTAA
- a CDS encoding IS1-like element transposase, with protein MSINGSGVRDTVRVLKVGINTVIRVLKKSSVKKDKSFYQYDRSNYCS; from the coding sequence ATGTCAATCAATGGCTCTGGAGTTAGGGATACAGTAAGAGTATTAAAAGTGGGTATCAATACGGTTATCCGTGTTTTAAAAAAATCTAGCGTTAAAAAAGATAAATCATTCTATCAATACGATAGAAGTAATTATTGCTCCTGA
- the rph gene encoding ribonuclease PH: MRHSGRKSNQLRPISLELSPLVNTEDSCLIKIGNTHVMCSATCETTVPPFLRGQNQGWITAEYGMLPGSTSQRIKREAALGKQGGRTQEIQRLIARSMRCIIDLKKLGERQIIIDCDVINADGGTRTAAITGSYVALHLAIRSLMKKRILKVNPLISQIAATSCGIYKGEAILDLDYLEDSDAEVDSNFVFAGNGNLIEVQGTAEKESFSEEQFLAMLKLAKGGAAELFKLQNQVLLRS, from the coding sequence ATGAGACACTCAGGAAGAAAAAGCAACCAATTACGTCCTATTTCATTAGAATTATCACCGCTTGTTAATACAGAAGACTCTTGCCTTATTAAAATCGGTAATACACATGTCATGTGTAGTGCTACTTGCGAAACTACCGTGCCTCCGTTTTTACGTGGGCAAAATCAAGGCTGGATTACTGCTGAGTACGGTATGCTCCCCGGCTCTACATCCCAGCGTATTAAAAGAGAAGCGGCGCTTGGAAAACAAGGCGGAAGAACTCAAGAGATACAGCGTTTAATAGCGAGAAGCATGCGATGCATAATTGACCTAAAAAAACTTGGTGAAAGACAAATTATTATAGATTGTGACGTTATTAATGCTGATGGCGGTACTAGAACGGCAGCAATAACAGGGAGCTACGTAGCATTGCACTTAGCTATTAGATCATTGATGAAAAAGAGAATTTTAAAAGTAAACCCATTAATTAGTCAAATTGCAGCTACTTCTTGTGGTATATATAAAGGTGAGGCGATACTAGATTTGGATTATTTAGAAGATAGTGATGCGGAAGTGGATAGTAATTTTGTGTTTGCAGGTAACGGTAATTTAATCGAAGTACAAGGTACGGCAGAGAAAGAATCTTTTTCTGAGGAACAATTTTTAGCAATGTTAAAGCTTGCTAAAGGCGGAGCTGCGGAATTATTTAAACTACAAAATCAAGTGCTGCTCAGGTCTTAG